A genomic region of Candidatus Poribacteria bacterium contains the following coding sequences:
- a CDS encoding helix-turn-helix domain-containing protein codes for MIKTHKITLRPNRGQIAWFYQQCGYAKFAYNNALSDFKAGLSDDVFHSEIDLNNRWNKRKYEHDWVKAQDQRVGLYAIKNLGGAIENWKEKRAGFP; via the coding sequence ATGATAAAGACCCATAAAATTACATTACGCCCCAACCGCGGTCAGATTGCGTGGTTTTACCAGCAATGCGGTTATGCGAAGTTTGCATATAACAATGCCCTTTCAGACTTCAAAGCAGGTTTGTCAGATGACGTGTTTCATTCAGAGATTGACCTAAACAATCGCTGGAATAAACGTAAATACGAACACGATTGGGTGAAAGCACAAGACCAACGCGTAGGGCTTTACGCCATCAAAAATCTTGGTGGTGCGATAGAGAATTGGAAAGAAAAGCGCGCAGGCTTCCCCA